A genomic region of Runella rosea contains the following coding sequences:
- a CDS encoding alpha/beta hydrolase family esterase, producing MQKKLFLLFSIFLAHTAHCQLVSDSVLIEGHYRTFHFLAPADKQASLLFVLHGSGGNGRGQRNGAEKLEAVAPNENILMVYPDGYKKYWNECRKTAQSAANMENINDNAFFQSMITYFEQKYAINPKKVFAVGTSGGGHMAYKLALTMPEQFRAITALIANLPDTNNMDCTEKRMAIPVMIVNGTADRTNPYAGGEVLTNGISLGFVRSTDRTFKYWSELAGYAGSPKMEALPDTDPTDGRTIDRYTYKEPGKPEVTLLKVLNGQHNSPRDIDVYLEAWAFFKRQMVE from the coding sequence ATGCAAAAAAAACTATTCCTTCTCTTTTCGATCTTCCTCGCTCATACTGCCCACTGCCAACTGGTGAGCGACTCGGTGCTGATTGAAGGCCATTACCGTACCTTCCATTTTCTAGCACCTGCCGATAAGCAGGCGTCTTTGCTGTTTGTTTTGCACGGCTCAGGGGGTAACGGGCGTGGCCAACGAAACGGAGCCGAGAAATTGGAGGCCGTTGCGCCCAATGAAAATATTTTGATGGTGTATCCTGATGGGTATAAAAAATACTGGAACGAATGTCGGAAAACGGCGCAGTCGGCGGCAAACATGGAAAACATCAACGACAATGCTTTTTTTCAATCCATGATTACGTATTTCGAGCAAAAATACGCCATCAATCCTAAAAAAGTATTTGCCGTGGGCACTTCGGGCGGCGGGCACATGGCGTATAAGTTGGCGCTAACGATGCCCGAACAGTTCAGAGCCATTACCGCGCTTATTGCCAACTTACCCGACACCAATAACATGGATTGCACCGAAAAGCGCATGGCGATTCCGGTGATGATTGTCAACGGTACAGCCGACCGCACCAACCCCTACGCTGGTGGAGAGGTCTTGACCAACGGCATTAGTCTTGGTTTCGTTCGCTCTACCGACCGAACGTTCAAATATTGGTCTGAATTGGCGGGATATGCAGGCAGCCCCAAAATGGAGGCGCTGCCCGATACCGACCCAACCGACGGCCGCACCATTGATCGCTATACGTACAAAGAACCTGGAAAGCCCGAAGTAACCCTCTTAAAAGTACTGAACGGCCAACACAATTCCCCGCGCGATATTGATGTGTATCTGGAAGCATGGGCTTTTTTTAAGCGGCAGATGGTGGAGTGA
- a CDS encoding NAD(P)-dependent alcohol dehydrogenase — protein MKAVICSEYGPPDVLQIKEVEKPIPKNNEILVRVRATTVTAADHRLRSFTVPAVAWLPARIVLGIRRPRNPILGVELSGEIEAVGSEVKRFKKGDLIFAATLADFGAYAQYKCLPENGPIAIKPANSTFEEAAAIPIGARTALHFLKKGNIMRGQKVLVYGASGSVGTYAVQLARYFGAVVTGVCSGKNAELVKSLGADKVLDYAKEDFTQKLELYDMIFLAVDKWPFSICNKFLAEKGIFIDVTNPVKSLSMLWVSLTSPKRIITSENVPNSAEALNFLKGLVESGELKPVIDRTYPLEQMVEAHSYVDQGHKRGNVAITVD, from the coding sequence ATGAAAGCTGTTATTTGTTCAGAATATGGGCCGCCGGATGTGCTGCAAATCAAAGAGGTGGAGAAACCTATTCCCAAAAATAATGAAATCCTGGTCAGGGTGCGTGCCACTACCGTAACGGCCGCCGACCATAGGCTGAGAAGTTTCACGGTTCCGGCGGTTGCCTGGTTGCCGGCTCGGATAGTACTTGGCATAAGGCGACCCCGAAACCCCATTTTGGGGGTTGAACTCTCGGGTGAAATTGAGGCGGTCGGTAGTGAGGTTAAACGCTTTAAAAAAGGGGACTTGATTTTTGCCGCCACCTTGGCCGATTTTGGGGCGTATGCGCAGTATAAATGTTTGCCCGAAAATGGGCCGATTGCCATTAAGCCTGCCAACAGTACATTTGAAGAAGCGGCTGCGATACCGATCGGGGCACGTACTGCACTCCATTTCCTGAAAAAAGGGAACATTATGCGTGGTCAAAAGGTACTTGTCTATGGCGCTTCGGGCAGTGTGGGCACCTATGCTGTACAACTTGCCCGCTATTTTGGGGCGGTCGTGACGGGAGTATGCAGTGGTAAAAATGCGGAGTTGGTAAAATCGCTGGGGGCCGACAAGGTGCTTGATTACGCAAAAGAGGATTTTACCCAAAAACTTGAACTGTATGACATGATTTTTTTGGCGGTCGATAAATGGCCTTTTTCCATCTGTAACAAATTTTTGGCTGAAAAAGGAATTTTCATTGATGTAACAAACCCCGTCAAAAGTTTGTCTATGCTGTGGGTTTCCTTGACTTCTCCTAAAAGGATCATTACGAGCGAAAATGTCCCGAATTCTGCAGAAGCATTAAATTTTCTCAAAGGTCTGGTGGAATCAGGGGAATTAAAACCCGTTATTGACAGAACCTACCCACTGGAGCAGATGGTGGAAGCGCACAGCTATGTTGATCAGGGGCATAAAAGGGGAAATGTGGCCATTACGGTAGATTGA
- a CDS encoding DUF6973 domain-containing protein: protein MLKPSFLYVSLLCCLYVKASIGHQLPLFLSNPLGLNPRVQALAFMYPAQAQLIFDASNEANAYTDQFFGAGAQSQNDNSSNAFRHSLWNALAVKKLKDAGANDATANDIVQQFTSAYEYNDAGTALVKTAASAMDLHNNLVGRSFKNYTTINQLLDSLFLKAIEPKVITATLSQILTSHNADVNTAWNLLENTDSSNLEVSRFLVRIDPCTVSLLLTHSIANTVKFEVSTFIQAQNTLSSTAKVTYDAQNYVLLNPGFKADQGSTFAAYVDGCGNK from the coding sequence ATGCTAAAACCATCTTTTTTGTACGTTTCCCTACTCTGCTGTCTTTACGTAAAAGCATCCATAGGTCATCAATTGCCTCTTTTTCTTTCAAATCCTCTTGGCCTCAATCCCCGCGTGCAGGCGTTGGCATTCATGTATCCCGCACAGGCACAACTCATTTTTGATGCAAGCAACGAAGCCAATGCCTATACCGACCAATTTTTTGGGGCAGGGGCACAAAGCCAAAATGACAACAGTTCCAACGCCTTCCGGCATTCGCTCTGGAATGCGCTTGCGGTCAAAAAACTGAAAGATGCCGGTGCGAACGATGCTACGGCCAACGACATTGTCCAGCAATTTACGTCAGCCTATGAATACAATGATGCAGGGACGGCGCTGGTCAAAACGGCCGCTTCGGCCATGGATTTGCACAATAATTTGGTGGGGCGCTCCTTTAAAAACTACACGACCATTAATCAATTGCTGGACAGTCTATTTCTAAAAGCCATTGAACCTAAAGTGATTACGGCTACCCTCAGTCAAATTTTGACGAGCCACAATGCCGATGTCAATACTGCGTGGAATCTGTTAGAAAACACCGACAGTTCCAACTTAGAAGTAAGTCGATTTTTGGTTAGAATTGACCCCTGTACCGTTTCTTTGCTATTGACTCACTCCATCGCCAACACCGTCAAATTTGAGGTCAGCACCTTCATTCAGGCGCAGAATACCCTTTCTTCTACGGCCAAAGTCACCTACGACGCCCAAAATTACGTGTTATTGAATCCAGGATTTAAAGCAGACCAAGGCAGTACCTTTGCTGCGTATGTGGATGGATGCGGCAATAAGTAG
- a CDS encoding sialate O-acetylesterase, with protein sequence MKKLFLLLFLSPLFAVADVYLPAIFSSNMVLQQQSKVTVWGWAQPGERVTVSGSWQSETVSVVTNENAVWKLTIATPKAGGGPHTLTIQGRNRIVLENVLMGEVWLCAGQSNMEWSADHGVKDAKAELPTAYNANIRFFKMPKLTAETPQTDAKGTWTVCDSLTLKRFSAVGYFFGKKLNQSLNVPIGLIDVAWGGSYIESWIPEHIVNLFPNTRTSAETMIPSKGWPRQAGYIYNGMVAPLTPFAIAGALWYQGESNRHYPSTYYQLMHLMVDTWRGAWQKDFPFYYVQIAPFNYRDTTEFKAPAVREMQTRAMNIPKSGMVVVTDLVDDLNNIHPAYKKEVGNRLAGWALAETYNQKNGNYKSPQYKSLQIDGHKAIVSFDHAESGLAAKGGPLTEFEVAGANRIFYKAEARIVKNNAVEVTSEKVSQPVAVRFAFRDTPVPNLFNKDGLPAIPFRTDDWQLGAAK encoded by the coding sequence ATGAAAAAACTCTTCCTTCTCCTCTTTCTCTCCCCACTCTTCGCCGTTGCCGATGTGTACTTGCCGGCAATTTTCAGCAGTAATATGGTGTTGCAGCAGCAGTCCAAAGTCACGGTATGGGGATGGGCGCAACCGGGCGAGAGGGTAACAGTTTCGGGAAGTTGGCAAAGTGAAACGGTCAGTGTGGTGACCAACGAAAATGCCGTTTGGAAATTAACCATTGCTACTCCCAAAGCAGGAGGCGGGCCGCATACGTTGACGATTCAGGGGCGTAACAGGATTGTGCTAGAAAACGTCCTGATGGGTGAGGTGTGGCTGTGTGCGGGGCAATCCAACATGGAATGGAGCGCCGACCACGGCGTAAAAGACGCAAAGGCTGAGTTGCCCACGGCCTACAATGCCAACATTCGTTTCTTCAAAATGCCCAAACTCACCGCCGAAACGCCCCAAACCGATGCCAAAGGAACTTGGACGGTTTGCGATTCGCTGACCTTGAAGCGGTTCAGCGCCGTGGGGTATTTCTTTGGCAAAAAACTCAACCAGTCACTCAATGTGCCCATCGGCCTGATTGACGTGGCGTGGGGCGGCTCGTACATTGAGTCGTGGATTCCGGAGCACATTGTCAACTTATTTCCCAACACCCGTACGTCAGCAGAAACCATGATTCCGAGCAAAGGATGGCCGCGGCAGGCGGGTTATATTTACAACGGCATGGTGGCGCCGCTCACGCCGTTTGCCATTGCGGGAGCGTTGTGGTATCAGGGCGAATCCAACCGTCATTATCCTTCTACGTACTATCAACTCATGCACCTGATGGTGGATACATGGCGGGGCGCATGGCAGAAAGACTTTCCGTTTTATTACGTTCAAATTGCCCCTTTCAACTACCGTGATACGACCGAATTTAAAGCCCCCGCCGTGCGGGAAATGCAAACCCGCGCCATGAACATTCCGAAATCCGGCATGGTGGTGGTGACCGATTTGGTCGATGATTTGAACAACATTCACCCTGCGTATAAAAAAGAGGTCGGCAATCGGTTGGCCGGTTGGGCATTGGCGGAAACCTACAATCAGAAAAACGGAAACTACAAAAGCCCGCAATACAAATCTCTGCAAATAGACGGACACAAAGCCATTGTTTCGTTTGACCACGCCGAAAGTGGCCTTGCCGCCAAAGGCGGTCCATTGACAGAGTTTGAAGTCGCGGGAGCAAACCGTATATTTTATAAAGCCGAAGCACGAATTGTCAAAAACAACGCCGTTGAAGTCACCTCCGAAAAGGTGAGTCAACCCGTTGCGGTGCGTTTTGCGTTTCGAGATACGCCCGTTCCTAATTTATTCAATAAAGATGGATTGCCTGCAATACCCTTTCGAACGGATGATTGGCAATTGGGCGCGGCTAAATAA
- a CDS encoding glycoside hydrolase family 2 protein: MLRFSIYLCLLLFGLQTLTAQTNIPLPEHPRPDWERANWLNLNGDWEFRFDKEDAGLKQGWGKGTQKFPLTIHVPFPWGAPLSGVKDEADIAWYQRTISIPKDWKGQRVFVVIGASDYKTTVWFGGKELGSFEGGYVPFEFELPLTSLKAGANQKLVIRVDDKRREYALYGKQGYGNARGIWQTIYLEARANDYLETLHFTPDIDKGKVQVTATLPQPASQDLALKLNIAGVSAPVSQTIGKGQTQLSFEVSIPDFRLWTLENPHLYEVEATLGGDKIKSYFGMRKISVVNLPGTNFPYVALNNQPIYLQIALDQSYHPEGFYTFPTDEFMKNEIKLAKDIGLNGIRTHIKIDVPRKLYWADKMGLLIMSDLPNFWGQPNAEARAESERVLPQLIKRDFNHPAIFSWILFNETWGLKTKVEENGKKVDRYLPETQQWVASMYRKAKALDPSRLIEDNSICCGAGHTETDINSWHEYLPGYGWEDYLKNLTTKTFEGSTFNFENGYKVGRQPNINSEFGNVWGYDGSSGDVDWTWDYHRSVNTFRKYPLVAGWLYTEHHDVINEWNGYFKFDRTQKFTGLDAFVPGMSLKDLHADIYVTTGQDISHSVRPTEVVQVPLTISAMTGRTDLGKELTLKVELNGWDAFGQAKKWQSFTKKIPYSPWIQQAIAPLYVVMPSEKSVAVLALTLQDANGNILSRNFNMYIIEKPQAAEIVTASGEKQRLLTIAPNKFSDAKWSMKQWDVLDGLKVNGAGSGYFEYKIKWPTDLKADNVSGASFIMEASAKQLFGKDKSGDVKIADNYMLGGGTFDNSLNPNSYPMTDETKFPSDVAISFNGIAAGKLNLPDDPADHRGVLSWHYQPQNRKLREAGSYGYRLEVNVPNEAIQKAIQTGELVLRLAVEGNGGLAIYGEKFGMYPFDPTVIVKVK, translated from the coding sequence ATGCTTCGTTTCTCTATCTATCTTTGTTTATTGCTTTTTGGGTTGCAGACCCTTACTGCCCAAACCAATATACCGCTACCCGAGCACCCGCGTCCTGATTGGGAGCGTGCGAATTGGCTCAACCTCAACGGCGACTGGGAGTTTCGGTTCGATAAAGAAGATGCAGGCCTGAAACAGGGTTGGGGCAAAGGCACCCAAAAATTCCCCCTGACCATCCACGTACCGTTTCCGTGGGGGGCACCGCTGTCGGGAGTAAAAGATGAAGCCGACATTGCTTGGTATCAGCGCACGATTTCTATTCCCAAAGACTGGAAGGGCCAACGCGTTTTTGTGGTCATCGGGGCCAGTGATTACAAAACCACCGTTTGGTTTGGCGGCAAGGAACTCGGCTCTTTTGAAGGTGGCTATGTGCCTTTTGAATTTGAACTTCCTCTCACCAGCCTAAAGGCAGGCGCAAATCAGAAATTGGTGATTCGGGTGGATGATAAGCGCCGTGAATATGCTTTGTACGGAAAACAGGGCTACGGCAACGCCCGGGGCATTTGGCAAACCATTTATCTGGAAGCGCGCGCCAATGATTATCTCGAAACCCTTCATTTTACGCCCGATATTGATAAAGGGAAGGTTCAGGTAACGGCGACTTTGCCACAACCTGCCTCGCAAGATTTGGCGCTGAAACTGAATATAGCGGGTGTATCAGCGCCTGTTTCTCAAACCATCGGAAAGGGGCAAACGCAACTGTCGTTTGAGGTTTCTATCCCTGATTTTAGACTCTGGACGCTAGAAAATCCGCATTTGTACGAAGTGGAAGCGACCTTGGGAGGAGATAAAATTAAAAGTTATTTCGGAATGCGTAAGATTTCGGTGGTCAATCTGCCGGGTACTAATTTTCCGTATGTCGCGCTCAATAATCAGCCGATTTATCTCCAAATCGCGCTTGACCAATCGTACCATCCAGAGGGTTTTTATACTTTCCCTACGGATGAGTTTATGAAAAATGAGATAAAGTTGGCCAAGGATATTGGCTTAAACGGCATCCGGACGCACATCAAAATTGACGTACCGCGTAAGTTATATTGGGCAGATAAAATGGGTTTGTTGATTATGTCTGATTTACCCAATTTCTGGGGACAACCCAACGCCGAAGCCCGGGCTGAATCGGAGCGGGTGTTGCCCCAACTCATTAAACGAGATTTCAATCACCCCGCCATTTTTTCGTGGATTCTCTTCAATGAAACTTGGGGATTAAAGACCAAAGTAGAAGAAAACGGCAAAAAAGTGGATAGATACTTACCCGAAACCCAGCAGTGGGTAGCAAGCATGTACCGCAAAGCCAAAGCACTCGACCCGAGCCGTTTGATTGAAGATAATTCAATCTGCTGTGGCGCGGGTCACACCGAAACGGACATCAACTCGTGGCATGAGTACTTACCTGGCTACGGATGGGAAGACTACCTTAAAAACCTAACCACAAAAACGTTTGAAGGCTCTACATTTAATTTTGAAAATGGCTATAAAGTGGGCAGACAGCCCAACATCAACTCCGAATTTGGCAACGTGTGGGGCTATGATGGCAGTTCTGGCGACGTGGATTGGACATGGGATTATCACCGCTCGGTCAATACGTTTCGTAAATATCCGTTGGTGGCGGGCTGGTTGTATACCGAGCACCACGACGTAATCAACGAGTGGAACGGCTATTTTAAATTTGACCGTACCCAAAAATTTACGGGTTTGGATGCCTTCGTGCCGGGTATGAGTCTCAAAGATTTGCACGCCGATATTTATGTCACAACGGGTCAGGATATTTCACACAGCGTGCGCCCAACGGAAGTGGTGCAAGTACCATTGACGATTTCGGCGATGACGGGGCGCACTGATTTGGGCAAAGAGCTGACCCTGAAAGTGGAACTGAATGGTTGGGATGCTTTTGGGCAGGCCAAAAAGTGGCAGAGTTTTACCAAAAAAATCCCGTACAGCCCGTGGATTCAGCAGGCAATCGCGCCGTTGTACGTGGTGATGCCTTCCGAAAAATCGGTGGCCGTGTTGGCGCTGACGTTGCAGGATGCCAACGGTAATATCTTGAGTCGCAATTTCAACATGTACATCATAGAAAAACCACAAGCCGCAGAAATAGTGACGGCCAGTGGAGAGAAACAACGACTTTTGACCATTGCCCCTAATAAATTTAGCGATGCAAAATGGTCAATGAAGCAGTGGGATGTGTTGGACGGATTGAAAGTAAACGGCGCAGGAAGCGGTTATTTTGAATACAAAATTAAATGGCCGACCGACCTAAAAGCCGACAACGTCAGCGGGGCGTCGTTCATCATGGAAGCTTCTGCAAAACAGTTGTTTGGCAAAGACAAAAGCGGTGACGTGAAAATTGCGGATAACTACATGCTTGGCGGCGGTACGTTTGATAATAGCCTCAATCCTAATTCTTATCCCATGACCGATGAAACTAAGTTTCCGAGTGACGTCGCCATCAGTTTCAACGGAATAGCAGCGGGAAAACTCAACCTGCCCGATGATCCCGCCGACCACCGGGGGGTATTGTCGTGGCACTATCAACCCCAAAACCGTAAACTTCGCGAAGCGGGTAGCTACGGCTATCGTTTGGAAGTAAATGTACCCAATGAAGCCATCCAGAAAGCCATCCAAACGGGCGAATTGGTGTTGCGTTTGGCGGTAGAAGGCAACGGTGGTTTAGCGATTTACGGCGAAAAATTTGGCATGTACCCCTTTGATCCTACCGTTATCGTAAAAGTAAAGTAA
- a CDS encoding RNA polymerase sigma factor, with the protein MYRWQKVVEMCKENNRFAQNRLYEAFAGRLFRLCMRYVQQQEEAEEVLMNGFLNFFRGLPDFEYRDDNSLEVWLKRIMVNESLMHLRQRKALPVFADSNEAEVGLYIPDHPIDTEAIYAAILELPTGYRTVFNLYIVEGYTHEEIAKQLNINIGTSKSQLSKARAMLQQLLKQRGYEQYGTV; encoded by the coding sequence GTGTATCGCTGGCAAAAGGTCGTTGAAATGTGCAAAGAAAATAACCGCTTCGCGCAGAATCGGTTGTATGAAGCCTTTGCAGGACGATTGTTTCGGCTTTGTATGCGCTACGTGCAACAACAGGAAGAAGCTGAAGAAGTGTTAATGAACGGATTTTTGAATTTTTTTCGAGGTTTACCCGATTTTGAATACCGCGACGACAACAGTCTGGAAGTGTGGCTCAAGCGCATCATGGTCAACGAATCCCTGATGCACCTGCGGCAACGAAAAGCCCTCCCTGTTTTTGCCGATTCCAACGAAGCGGAAGTTGGGTTGTATATCCCCGATCATCCCATTGACACGGAGGCCATTTATGCGGCCATTTTGGAATTGCCTACGGGCTATCGAACCGTTTTCAATCTATACATCGTAGAAGGATACACGCACGAGGAAATCGCCAAGCAGTTGAATATCAACATCGGAACGTCAAAATCCCAACTCAGCAAAGCACGAGCCATGCTACAACAACTTTTAAAACAACGAGGGTATGAACAATACGGAACAGTTTGA
- a CDS encoding DUF4886 domain-containing protein, protein MQKRSIRTRHLPITLFFLFILQCASAQKQPLRLFLIGNSFSQNATQFLPELSKEGGHELIIGRAELGGCSLQRHWEHAAAAEANPNDEKGKPYKGKSLKMLLSEGTWDVITLQQYSKISTDLSTYEPYATKLFEYVRKLQPNARIVFHQTWAYRSDSNDFGQLTEGGEAKNEQEMWGKLRAAYRATAASLQAAVIPTGDAFWQMSTSRKWAYHRDKNFDFKNPAMSKLPDQTNSLHVGYAWNKEKLNFDSHHASPAGCYLGALVWYGYLFQESPMKLTFVPENVPANFAKQLRKTAWKTVKKELKASVY, encoded by the coding sequence ATGCAAAAACGTTCAATACGCACTCGTCATTTACCGATAACTTTATTTTTCTTATTTATTCTCCAATGCGCTTCAGCGCAAAAACAGCCGTTACGGTTATTTTTGATTGGGAATAGTTTTTCGCAAAATGCCACTCAATTTCTGCCTGAATTGAGTAAAGAAGGCGGGCACGAACTCATCATTGGAAGGGCTGAATTGGGAGGGTGCTCTTTGCAACGCCATTGGGAGCACGCTGCTGCCGCCGAGGCAAATCCAAACGATGAAAAAGGAAAGCCCTACAAAGGGAAATCGCTAAAAATGCTTTTGTCAGAAGGAACTTGGGATGTGATAACGCTTCAACAATACTCCAAGATTTCGACCGATTTGAGCACGTACGAACCTTACGCCACGAAGCTGTTTGAATACGTCCGTAAACTCCAGCCCAATGCCCGCATCGTTTTTCATCAAACCTGGGCCTATCGGTCAGATTCTAACGATTTTGGGCAACTGACCGAAGGGGGAGAGGCCAAAAATGAGCAGGAAATGTGGGGAAAATTGCGGGCTGCGTACCGCGCCACCGCGGCATCGTTGCAGGCCGCTGTCATCCCGACGGGCGACGCCTTTTGGCAAATGAGTACCAGTCGGAAATGGGCGTACCATCGGGATAAAAACTTCGATTTTAAAAATCCTGCAATGTCCAAACTTCCTGATCAAACGAACTCTCTGCACGTGGGTTATGCGTGGAATAAAGAAAAATTAAATTTTGATTCGCACCACGCAAGTCCAGCAGGATGCTATCTGGGGGCGCTGGTTTGGTATGGTTACCTATTTCAGGAATCGCCAATGAAGCTGACTTTTGTCCCTGAAAACGTACCCGCTAATTTTGCAAAACAGCTGCGTAAAACCGCGTGGAAAACCGTAAAAAAAGAGTTGAAGGCATCTGTTTACTAA
- a CDS encoding arylsulfatase, which translates to MKTNYRITTASLVFLGLSGLSFGPPTATVKPNIIVIMADDMGFSDIGCYGSEIPTPHLDNLAKNGTKFTQFYNAARCCPSRAALLTGVYPHQAGMGEMVVTKVKDRAKENPYQGWLSRQTATVAEVLKASGYQTFMSGKWHVGEERADWPLQRGFDKYFGLISGATSYYEVLPGRLVLEDNEPYTLPKDFYMTDAISDKAVEYISSNEKTKQPFFMYVAYTAPHWPLHAPDEEIQKFRGKYRRGWDELRKERFVKQQKMGLFGKKYALPPRDADIAAWEKTTNQDEWDLKMATYAAMVSRMDAGIGKIVEKLRANGQLNNTMIVFLSDNGACAEVLDARAKKDLGEAAYAVSLTTPAGQKGSYTTYSKEWAALGNTPFRMYKQFTHEGGIATPMIVHYPKVIKKPFQTSQVGHIIDLLPTILDVAQVKQPLTMNQQNLKPIEGKSLMPILQGKTRKGHDYIAWEHFDNRAIRQGKWKLVGMKDKSQWELYDLENDRTETKDLAQAHPEIVAQLTEKYRQWAAKVGVRK; encoded by the coding sequence ATGAAAACAAACTATAGAATTACCACCGCATCGCTTGTTTTCTTGGGCCTGAGCGGATTAAGTTTTGGCCCACCCACCGCCACCGTTAAGCCCAACATCATCGTCATCATGGCCGATGATATGGGTTTTAGCGACATCGGCTGTTACGGTTCTGAAATCCCCACGCCTCACTTGGACAATCTGGCTAAAAATGGAACCAAATTCACGCAATTTTACAATGCGGCCCGTTGCTGCCCCAGTCGGGCAGCATTGCTGACGGGGGTGTACCCGCATCAGGCAGGAATGGGAGAAATGGTGGTGACCAAGGTAAAAGACCGTGCGAAAGAAAACCCATATCAAGGCTGGCTAAGTAGGCAAACTGCCACCGTGGCCGAAGTGCTGAAAGCGTCAGGTTATCAGACATTTATGTCGGGAAAATGGCACGTAGGCGAAGAGCGCGCCGATTGGCCGTTGCAGCGCGGTTTTGATAAATATTTTGGCCTCATCAGCGGAGCCACGAGCTATTATGAGGTGTTGCCCGGTCGGTTGGTGCTGGAAGACAACGAGCCGTATACCCTGCCCAAGGATTTTTACATGACCGACGCCATCAGCGACAAAGCCGTGGAGTATATTTCGTCCAACGAAAAAACGAAGCAGCCCTTCTTTATGTACGTTGCTTACACCGCGCCGCATTGGCCGTTGCACGCGCCCGATGAAGAAATCCAAAAGTTTCGGGGTAAGTACAGGAGAGGTTGGGATGAATTGAGAAAAGAGCGATTTGTGAAACAACAGAAAATGGGCCTTTTTGGCAAAAAATACGCGCTGCCCCCACGTGACGCTGACATTGCCGCTTGGGAAAAAACCACCAACCAAGACGAATGGGATTTGAAAATGGCTACCTACGCCGCCATGGTGAGCCGCATGGATGCAGGCATTGGAAAAATCGTCGAAAAACTGCGCGCCAACGGACAGCTCAATAACACGATGATTGTGTTTTTGTCTGACAATGGAGCCTGTGCCGAAGTGTTGGATGCCCGCGCCAAAAAAGATTTAGGCGAGGCGGCGTATGCCGTTTCGCTGACAACGCCGGCAGGCCAAAAAGGCTCCTACACCACATACAGCAAGGAATGGGCCGCTTTGGGCAATACCCCTTTCCGGATGTATAAACAGTTTACGCACGAAGGCGGCATCGCTACCCCCATGATTGTGCATTATCCCAAGGTCATAAAAAAGCCATTCCAAACATCGCAGGTTGGGCACATCATCGACCTCCTCCCGACGATTCTGGACGTAGCGCAGGTGAAACAACCGCTTACGATGAACCAACAGAACCTTAAACCCATCGAAGGTAAAAGCTTGATGCCCATTTTGCAGGGGAAAACCCGCAAAGGACACGATTATATTGCGTGGGAACATTTTGACAACCGTGCCATACGACAAGGAAAATGGAAGTTGGTGGGAATGAAAGACAAAAGCCAATGGGAACTCTACGACCTTGAAAACGACCGTACAGAAACCAAAGATTTGGCGCAAGCTCACCCCGAAATTGTGGCCCAATTAACCGAAAAATACCGTCAATGGGCGGCGAAAGTGGGGGTAAGAAAATAG